Genomic segment of Apium graveolens cultivar Ventura chromosome 7, ASM990537v1, whole genome shotgun sequence:
GGTGAGAAACCATATGTAGGGCATATACGTGTCATTGGTTGTGTAGCTCATATGAAGATTCCAACTGTGAACATGAAGAAGTTGGATGACAGGAGCAAGGCTGTAATACACCTGGGTAAGGAGCCTGGGACAAAAGCATATAGATTGTATGACCTAGTGAGTAAGAAACTGAACATAAGCAGAGACGTTTGTTTTTGAAGAGAAAAAATCATGGGCTTGGGCTTACGAATTTGAGACTGAAATTGCAGATAAAGTACAGTTTGTTATTTCGGGATTGGGCATTGATACAGTGCAGAATGACGAAACAACGGGAGAGGATGATACAGTTGGAAGTGATATTGATAACCCAGAAGAGTCAGGGCACGTCTCGAATTCTGATACATCAATAGAGTCCTCACCACACCAAAACTCGTCAAGTACAGAGTCTGGGACAAGCTGTAGCAGTACACCTAAAAGGTATAAGTCTCTTGCGGAAGTATATGATGCTGAACATATGGAACTGAATGAAGATGAGTTGTTCCTTGTGGCTGCAGATGAACCTGAAAAACTACACTCAGGCATCAAAAAATTGTTTGTGGAAACAGGCCATGGAAAGGGAAATAGATTCAGTTGAGCAGAATAGAACATGGAGTTTGACAGCTCTACTAAATGGACATAAGGCGATAAATTTGAAGTGGGTTTTTAAACTGAAGAGAGATGCAGTAGGAAATATAGTGAAGTATAAGGCAAGGATTGTTGCGAAGGGCTACGTGCAGAGAAGGGGAATTGATTTCGAAGAAATATTCGCCCCCGTAACTCGATTGGAGACAGTGCGTTTACTTCTCGCTCTTGCTGCAAAAATAGCTGGGAGGTGCACCACCTTGATgtaaaaacaacatttttaaatgGTGAAATAGAGGAAGAGGTATACGTAGCACAGCCAGAAAGATTTGTAAAAAGGGGGAAGGAACACTTAGTCTACAGATTGCACAAAGCATTGTACGGATTACGACAGGCACCAAGGGCCTGGTACTCGAAGTTGAACAAATGTTTGGAGGAGCTTGGTTTCAGTAGGTGCCCTCATGAACATGCTGTTTATACTAAGAAAATTGGGGATGATGTTTTGATAATCGTAGTGTATGTCCATGACTTGCTAAATACGGGGACTAGAAAGGCCATCATAGAGGAGTTTAAAGCACAGATGAGTCAAAGATTTGATATGAGTGACCTGGGACTTTTGTCACACTACCTGGGCATCGAGGTAAAGCAGAACAAAGGTCATATCGTGTTGAACCAGGAGGCATACGCGAAAAAGATACTAGAAAAGGCTGGGTTGGCAGAGTGCAATCTAGTTAAGCATCCAATGGATCCAAAGGATGTCATCACCAAAGATCAAGGAGGAAAGGAGGTTGATGCAACATTTTACAAAAGTTTGATTGGTGGTTTACGCTATTTGGTTCACACTAGGCCTGATATCGCTTACTCGGTAGGTATTATCAGTAGATTCATAGAGAAACCTACCTCTATGCATCTGAATGCTGCAAAGCGCGTGTTACGTTACGTAAAAGAAACTCTGAACTATGGGCTGGTGTACACGAAGGATAGTGGAAATGACATACTAACGGGATACACAGACAGCGACTTGGTGGGGAATGTTGTGGATCGTAAGAGTACATGAGGAATGGCTTTCTATCTAAACGATAGTACGGTAACATGGTTTCTCAAAAACAGAGATGCGTAGCTCTTAGTTCGTGTGAGGCTGAGTTTATGGCAGCGACTACTGCAGCGTGTCAGGCTATTTAGTTGAAGAATCTATTATCAAAAATACAGGCGAGCTTCTTGGTCCAGTAACAATCTATATAGATAATAAATCAGCCATTGATCTAGCCAAGAATCCGGTTTTTCACGGTAGGAGCAAGCATATAGATATACgctatcattttattagagactGTGTTGAGAAAGGAGAAATCGAAGTGAAGCATATCTGTTCGGAGAAGCAACGTGCAGATGTTTTGACAAAGTCTCTTGCAGCGTTCAAATTCGAGAAAATGCGGAACCTTGGTGTGAAGAATCTATCTTAACAAGTTTAGATTACGGGGGAATATGTTGGAACTTTTAATCTAAACTTGTATTTATTTGTTGGTGTTTAGGTTTATTACCGTTTGCAGTTTGTCTGTGGACTCAGTCATGCAACAATAGCATAAGTTTAGGAGAGGTAGGGGAAATAAATGGTTAGTGGTTCATCTATTTTAGGAGCGTAGTTGTCGAGGAGCCTTGTTTTAACTCTCACGTTTGTTTGCTTTCTATTTAGTCTGTATTATTCATTTGGCATAATAGAAGTAGTTCCAGCATCTTTTTGATTTTACTCAGTTTATATTACAATATTCATAAGAACAGCTTTAGTTTgcaacaaaattattattattattattattattaatattattattattattgctattattattaaattaatacaCATATATCCAAAAACTACAAAGATAAAGAGAGGTCACTTTATATATTTTCATAAGAAAATAATCAATAAGACCAAATAACTTGGCAAGAAATTTAAAAAACAAGATTCGTAATTATTCATCAAAAACAACAGAGGCACGTTAATTATTTCGCTCAACGTACTACCTTCTTAATCTCATTGTTTTTCATATACCAAGAGGGCAAAATCCTGTCAAATCAAAGggttaaaaattatttttctatgtttttgtattattatatatttacatgACAGTTAAACTTTGGAGCCATTTAATTGCATTTTAAAACTAATCATATAAGTAATATATGTCACTTGTCGACTACATGCTCAAACCATATTAACTTGTTCCTTTTAAACATTTTACCATATATATTATATAGATCTAGATAAATTTATAAAGAAACATAATTTGGATGTTGGTAGCCAACGGTGGATTAACAATTTTCGTATAGCGCTTACGAACGAAACAAATGCTACCAATTAGgtatttttagattataatcaatTCACGACTAAACATAAAAAGATTGAAATCAAAAAATTGTATATGTAGAAATTTAGAAACGATCTAGTATTTACATTTCAACGTAATACGCTGTTGACGGAATTCGAACCCTCAACCTATGAGAgcaatttaaatattaatataatattattatattattatattcaacTGTTCCCATCTATATATCTTTATGTctttagatctgacggttgttatttaccgtaccaaacaactgtaccAAACAACCAACCAACTAAAAAATAGAGGGTGTTgagtatagtatagatagatatatatatatattggtgaATACATGTGGCAGAGCTAGATATCTACTTAGAAGGCCTAGGAACCTATTTGGAAGCAATATAAAAGGTTCTCAAAATCCAACATTTACATTATTTACTTTATTAGGATAACATATAATTATATTATCTTCTTCAagttttgtttaattttattctATAATGGAGTCAACAAGTTATTATTGTCTATTTATACTAAAGTTATATTATTTGAGTTGTGTGAGATTGTTTTTTGGAAATATTGTTGAGAACCCTAGCAAGTAGCACTCATCTAAGTGGTATCAATCAAACAAATGTGTTAAATCGATCACCAATCAAAACCCATCCCAATCAAACCTTATATCTAACACTTTATTGGCACAACAAAAATAAACTAGGGTAATTCTACACAAGTGTTTGTTCTAAAACTGAGAAAAACAAAATGCATTTAGATGATAACTCTTAAAGAATGGAAATACAACGTTTAATACTCAAACTAATTGCCAGGGACATGGCAAGAAAATAGCTACTACTTCTAATAACCACCCACTACTACTACTTAAACAGACTCCTAAAACTACTCTACTGCTGCATGACTGGGTCATGTATTTAATTAAAAGAAAACTACATAAAtactttatttaaataaatatgttTAGATTAATATCCAACATATTCCCTCTTAATCTAAACATTCTTCTGTAGATTCTTCACACCCAACAAAGTCCGCATCTTCTCAAACTTAACCACTGACAATGCCTTTGTAAGTATATCAGCTCTCTGCTCCTCTGATGCTACATGTGGAATAACAATCTCACCACGTTCAATACATTGGCGAATAAAGTGATAGCGTATATCTATATGCTTGCTTCTACCATGAAAGACATGATTTTTAGCTAAGTCTATAGCTGACTTATTGTCCACATAGATTACTACGGGTCCAGGCTTCTCATCAGTTATCTCCCTAAGCAAATTATGCAGCCATATGCCTTGACAAGCAGCCCCGGTAGCTGCCATCTTTGTTTATGTGATACCAAAGTAATCAAGCTTTGATTTAAATAGAAAACAACCCCTCCTGTGCTCTTTCGATCATCTTAGTTACCATCTAGGTCGTTATCGGAGTATCCTGCAAGCAAATATTTCCCAGTCCCTCGACAATATTCAATCCCATAATCCAACGTACCTTGCACATAACGGAGTATTTTCTTCACAGCTCCTTGATGCATAACAGTTGGCATTTCCATGAAGCGACTCACCACTCCAACAACAAATGAGATGTCTGGTCGGGTGTGTACCAGGTATCTCAATCTCCCTATCACGCTTCTGTATGCTGCAGACTCTACAGCCCTCCCTTTTGCATCTTTATCAATCTGGATTCTGGGCTCCATAGGGTATTTGACAGGGTTGCAATCCCTCATACCAGCCTTCTCCAAAAATCGTTTTACATATGCTGTCTGTCATAGCTCGATACAATCACCTTCTTACTTAACTTCGATCCCCAAGTAATGTGACAGCTTTCCCAAGTCTATCATGTCAAAGATTCTGCTCATCTCCTTTGACTTGCTAGTTCCAGTGATAAGcaaatcatcaacataaactCCAATTATCAACGACTCACTTTATTCACGCCTTACATAAACTGCATGTTCATAAGGGCATTTCGAAAAACCAAGGCTAGTAAGACACTTATTCAAGCGTGAGTACCAAGCTCGAGGTGCTTGACGAAGGCCATACAATGCCTTACACAGTTTATACACTTTATGTTCCTCACCTTTATTTTCGAACCCCTGTGGCTCTGTGACGTACACCTCCTCCTGAatttctccattgagaaatgccgATTTCACGTCTTAATGGTGTACTCCCCAACCATTCTTTGCAGCAAGAGCAAGGAGCAACCGTACTGTCTCTAAACATGTAACCGGAGTGaatacttcttcaaaatcaacccCATATTTCTGCACATAGCCCTTTGCCACAAGTCGTGCCTTATGCTTCAAGATTTCCCCATTTGTATCTTTCTTTAACTTGTAAACCCACTTAAGACCAATTGGCTTGTGTCCTTTAGGTGGATCAGTTAATATCCAGGTCTGGTTTTTCTCGATCGAATGTATTTCACTTTGCATCACTTCATTCCACTTACTTTCGCTTGCTGCTTGTTTGAAACACACAGGTCATCAAGTTCTATTCTTTCACTATTCGCATAAATATCATTGATCAACCTGAATCGCCTTGATTCACTATCCGTGTATGATCTTGTGCTTTGTTCTATGCTGCTACCAGGCCTGTTCTCTGAGTTCATACTGTGTGACTGAACTGGTGTTGTCATTTCAGTCTCAGTAGTGTCAGCTTCTTCTGTGGTGTTACTAAAAATTCATGTCACACTGAATGTACCTGTTTCTCCATCATATTATTCCCACTCCCAAGATTTCCTCTCATTGAAAGTCACATCTCTGCTAACACATAACGAACCATTGTTTGGATCGTATAAACGATACCCTTTTGTTCCAGGCTCCTTTCCAAGGTATACCGCCGCCTTACTTCGATTATCAAGCTTAGTCGTGTGAATTGAAGGTAATTTCATAAAAGCAACACAACCAAAGATTTTAAGGTAGCTGAGATCCAGTTTCTTACCTGTCCACGCCTCATAGGGAGTTCTCCCATGTAGAATCTTTGTAGGTAAATGATTTAGAACATATATCGAGTACTCACAGCTTCCCCCCATAATTTCAAAGGTAGACTCATCCCTGCTAAGATACTCCTGGCCATTGCAATCACAGTGCGGTTCCTTCTCTTTACTACCCCGTTTTGCTGTGGGGTGTAGGGAGTTGTATAATGCCGTATTATGCCATTTTCTTTACAGAATTTTTGAATTCATTTGAACAGAATTCTTCACCTCGATCCGTTCGTAACACTTTCACCATTTGCTCTGTTTCATTTTCAACAAGTACCTTGAATTTCTTGAAGGCCTCGAGTGCTTCACCTTTTCATTTTAGCATATACACCCACATCTTTCGACTGAAATCATCAACTAGAAGAAGAAAGTACCTATTTCCTGCACATGTTTCAGGTGTGATAGGTCCGCAAATGTCTCCATATATAAGCTCTAGTACCTTCTTTACTGCAAAATTCGCCTGGTGAGGAAACGGTTTCctggcttgcttagacattagGCATCCCTCACATATGCCTTTTGGCTGCATCAATTTTGGTATACCGTGAACCATCTCCTCCCTCGATATCATGCTCATCGTCTGAAAGTTGACATGTCCCAAACGGGAGTGCCAAAGCcaagaatcttcctccaccttaGCGCTCAAACACACACGTGCATTGTCCTCTGGCAACACCTTGTATAAACGATTTGCAGACCTTTGTACTTTCATCAACAATCTTTCATTCACATCATACACCCATAAATATTCACCGTTGAGAACCACCTTATTTCCCTCCTCTCAGAGTTGTCCCAAGCTTATAATATTGCTGCAAGGTGACGGAATGTAGTAAACTTCGCGTAATATATGTTTCTCTCCGTTCTTGCACTTAAAAGCCATTGAGCCCTTCCCTTTTATATGTACAACTGACCCATCTCCAAATTTTACACGTCCGGTCACTGCTTTATCCAACTCATAGAACTTGGAGCGTAACCCCGTCATGTGGTTACTTGCTCCATTATCCAGATACCAGAGGCTGGATTCTGCTTTCTTCTCGGTTTCTGGCTTGAGCTGTGGCGTTATACTCCTTCATTAAGCAACACTACATTATTCTCTTCCTCTCTACATTCAGTTAAGAGTAATGCAGGTTCATCTCCCTCATATTGCGTCAAGTTTGCCTCTGATTTCTGTTCATTTTTCTGCTCCTTGTCACGGCGAGGTTTTCAACACTCATATGCAAAGTGTCCGAGTATATTGCAATTGAAACACCTCATTTTACTATGATCGCGTCCCCCACGAATGCCACCACTTGACTCTCGTCTGAATCTCTGATCACTACCTCCCCTATTTGCTGGCTTCACCCATTCTTCACGGGTTAACAACAACTTTCCATCAGGTGACTCACTCCTTAGCCACTCTTCTTCCGTCATCAATAATTTGCCCCCTTTGTCTTCAACTACTCCTCTTGTTCTCTCATCGTGAGCCTCCAATGGACCTACGATGTCTTCCACCATCATCTCTTCCATATTTCCAAACTGTTCAATTGTGCTTGTAATTGTCACATACTTCGAATGGACGGCTCTCAACAATTTCTTGACCACACTTGTCTCATCCACGGTTTCTCCCAACACTCGAATGTTGGTTACCAATCCATACAACTTCATACAAAAGTCATTTAATAATTTTGTCTCCCCCATAGATAACAGATCCAACTCAGCTCTCAAATTTTGCACTTTGGCTTGCTTCACTCGCTCAGCACCAATGCTCATAGTTTTGATGGCTTCTCATGCCTCCTTGGCCGTCCTTTTTTCGGCCACCGTCAGCAGCATATGCTCAGGTATTCCCTGATATATGGCTGCAAGTGCTATCTTGTCCAGGCATGGTTCTAATTTTACACTTTTCTCCTTCACATCATCTGTTTCAATCGCCCCCCATACTCCTTGTGCTTCCATAAAGGCTTTCATTTTTACCGACCAGGCAGTGTAGTTGGTCCGTGTCAACATTGGATAACTGAGTCCTAGTGATCCTTCTTTCTATTTGGGTGTGTCCATGCTTGTGTGTTCTGTAGGTTTTGAGGTCGCAGACTTGGACATGTACTTGGTCATGTACTGGTGATatcgctctgataccaaatgttGGCACAAGAAAAATAAACTAGGGTAATTCTACACAAGTGTTTGTTCTAAAACTGAGAAAAACAAAATGCATTCAGATGATAACTCTTACAGAATGGAAATACAACGTTTAATACTCAAACTAATTGCCAGGGACATGGCAAGAAAATAGCAACTACTACTTCTAATAATGGTTGTGGCAGTATCCAAAATGTTTAGATTAATATCCAACACACTTAACATACGTAAAAAAAAATCAAACCCTGAATATGGCATTTGAGCcacatcactaatatataaacAAGTAATCCTAAATGACAATCATAGAAAAGATATACATACAGATCAGGGGAGAAGCCGAGTTGTTATGCTTGCATGCGACAAGTGATAAGCCTCCTCCCATAATTTCCTCATTGTTATCATCCTTCTCTTCAAAACCTTTAGGCCCCGTCACCCTGATATAACATGATATATATAGGTTCATGATCATGGGTTGAGCAGACATAGAAGACAGAAGAATAGCGCATTCTGTGTATTACCTGGTTGTCGCAGTATCCAAAATGTTTATTCGATCCAGTCCACTGGTCAAGGATGTGTACAAAATAATTTTTCTTTATTAGAATCTGAATATTTgacaaaaataagaaaaatgaaaAAGCTTATTGTTCAAAAAATGAGAAGCAAACAATaaagaaagaaaaaggaagtGGTTATGTTGGGTATTATTGTTAATTTTTATTATAAGATTAAATGTAATACTTATTATTAATCAATAAAATACAATGTTTTCATTTTCCTTGTTCAAAACTAAAGTAAAAAACAATCCTTCTGCATCTGGTTTTTAAAATTGTGAATCCCACAACTAGTAGTGTCCAACACTTGTATTTGCTAAGGGTCCGTTTGTTTACTGAAGAATGATTCCTCCTGAACTGGACCAATTAATATTTTACTATTCTGATTGTTTGGTTAAATTTGCATGTAGCTGGACCATTCTTATTTATCTGAACAATCACTGGACCAGTCACTGAAAAAAATTTAGCTGAACCATTCCCACGCTTCTTTCACTGATAACAATGTCTCCTCTCTCTTATGTTTAGCAGTTAACACCCTCGCAAAAAAAAGTGATAATATGTGCAATCAAAATTCATTGTAGCCTCTGTCTAGCCTTCTTTCACACGTTCGTAGCCACGAGATAACTGAACTCCTGAATCTCGGAGTAAAACCGAGAATTTAAAAAAACACCACATACTGATGAATATGAATGCCTAACCATTTTTTAGCTTTTGCGTGGTAAAAATTTTCTATAAATTAATCGTTCCTTTCGAAATTGACGAAATTTATTTTGAGAACACATGTTTACATTAAATAATGATAACATgaatgatttttaaatgttcccTTCGCTGActtaattaagtgcttaattaaGTGTTTCCATCCCCTTCTTTATTTTTTGAGCTGCTTTTCCAATTGAGAATAACAATCACGCCGGAAATGCCATGATGGCGCAAAAAACATGTCATCGTTCTATTGGCATCGCCTATATATATCCCCTTAGCTAGTGAATATATCCGTGGAAAAGTACAACGAAAAAAATTTGTAGGAAAGCAGAAACCAAAGAACGagaataaaaatgcatataaGCAAAGAACAGGCTTCAATATGCATACCAAAATGTGCAGCACAGCAGAACACAGCCACAGAACATATTATAAGTGAACTCAGAACCTTCGGCTTCATTTATATCACTTTTGGTGCTagtatttttgaaatattatgctTAGCTAGGTCATGATTAGTAGCAGCATCAtgtaaaaaggattaaaattaaaTCACAAAAACAGGCAAGCTATATGATGCAAAAATACAAACCACTGTAACCACAAAAAACAAATATCGTCTTAATATTGAACCTCCAGCTGAACAGAAGATGCTTTCACATAGGAATAGGGGAACAGGGgaaaaaaactattaaaaagtACTTTGATGTTTTTTAACATAAACACCAAGTCAAATTGCTGAGTACGATGGAATCCGAGATGAAGAACATGCACAAGTTATGCCCCGATTCGGTGCTAAATTTATGGTTATCTTCTAGAATGCACCAGTAGGCTACTCCACTCTGTGTGTATATTAGGCCTCCCCATCTTCACTGCTCGAACTACCAAGTATGGTCGGACTAGCTGAAACACAAGAACAGATGTGAAAGCCATTGACCAAAAACAGGGTGAAGTAACAAGATGCATTCTCTTTTTTACTTCTCTTTTCATTTTGCGCCTACCAGTATAGCTACCGATCATAACATTTATCCAATATTTatcaatttttatttgaaataaccctcttataatctgattattatttgttttccatttcattacTTAAGTAATATAATATTCTTATTATTATGATTCAAATGCAACTTCAGAGCACCTATTGAAATTAATACAAAAATCACTAGGGTTGCTAGGAAGTACACAACAAACCAACATGCCTCAAGTATAGAGAATTCGAGCTAGAACTCCAAAATACATTAGAAATTTTTTTCCAAACTTATTTTTACTTTAGTAATTAATAAGAGCATATTTCATGGAATTTAAACTTTGAAAAGTCAAACTTGACATATATCCAAAAATAATTCTAATTAATATCTACATATGTACatatttatttgtgaaaaaaGTTCCTTAGACAATGTTTCTAAAGGAAAATCAATATGGTCTGTAACGGAAGTCTAAATAATAGTTGAGGAAACCTGTTACCACATATAGTTTCTAGGAAGGCATATCAATAGCCAGCATTGGCTAAAAATGATTTCTCGGAAACTTGTCTAATAAACTGTATCAGTGAAGTGAACATGAAAAAAGAGGTATAAATTCATATTACAATTTTCAAacttttacaaataaaaaaataagcATATATCCATCAAGCCTGACAAACACGTAACTTTAATTTTTATCAGCATAAAGTTTGATAATATATAGTAAAGAAATGAgtctatttatttatttctttgaGATGTGGGCCAGTAGTTTATCAAAATGTAGTAGGTTATATAATACGGTTTTTCCATGGTGTGCCATGAGCATATAATAAGGCTAAATGTCATCCAGCCTTGTTCCATAATTCTTTTATAAGGTTTTTTCTTTCCTATGTAAGCACAAGGGTATATTATATAAGACTTGATTACTCAAATATCTTTGAATCCTAAATTGGGTCTCTTCTCCATTTTGTTGTTCGGAAACCCTTGGGATAACGGTTGTTATGCTGTTCATCCGCCTAAATTGTATCATCGTTATCATTTTTAGTTTATTAATCCATCATAACTAGAGTTGTCCTAcatcattttattaaaaaaattaaatcaacaagTTTAGCTCTATTTGTGAAAACTTGACACATCTTTCATATACATATCACTGATTAAAATATTATTCGTACGTCATTTGTTTAAAGTAGTTACAGATTATGTTAAATGTTGGTTGTGAGCATGTGACCATGTGTGCGTCGTACACAAATAGCTTCAGAAACAATTTGCAAGCAGGACAGACCATCGTAGATGAATGCTTAGTTTCTTCacttaatataatatattaattcCTAAGGAATGGCTGTGATAAACAACCTGCCTtgattattttttgaatattattaAAACCTTAACCAATAAACCTCTAAGGATTAGTCCATCTACAGATCCATACACATGTGCATCCCAGTCAACTATGTCAATACTCAATAGGCAAAAATATAGAACAACGGACTTGCAACAGTTATCGTCTAGCTACTGAATCAGATTAAGGAATTAGTTTGGTTCCGTGATAAATATGTCCAGTTTTTCATTATAAATAGAATTTGATGGCTTAAAACAAAATCTGAAGAAGAAA
This window contains:
- the LOC141674824 gene encoding uncharacterized protein LOC141674824; this translates as MSIGAERVKQAKVQNLRAELDLLSMGETKLLNDFCMKLYGLVTNIRVLGETVDETSVVKKLLRAVHSKYVTITSTIEQFGNMEEMMVEDIVGPLEAHDERTRGVVEDKGGKLLMTEEEWLRSESPDGKLLLTREEWVKPANRGGSDQRFRRESSGGIRGGRDHSKMRSITPQLKPETEKKAESSLWYLDNGASNHMTGLRSKFYELDKAVTGRVKFGDGSVVHIKGKGSMAFKCKNGEKHILREVYYIPSPCSNIISLGQL